From one Gemmatimonadota bacterium genomic stretch:
- a CDS encoding iron ABC transporter permease, which produces MTSGRGPRVGWLLFPVVAVLFWVVLYPQLFVLGDSFRVEGVITLDGYRDFFTSRAELEALWGSVWISLGSVVLSALIGIPLGFVFHRFDFPGRSLFGALASLPVLLPPLVGVIAFLFLYGESGMFTRVVQLLFGLDDPPWRLVGGWAILFVHAYSMYVYFYLFTTAGLARLDPAAGEAAESLGAGRLRVLFRVTLPMLAPSLGAASILVFMTSMASFSAPYIFGGGFRVLTTQIFTSKVNGELTMAMVETVVLASASLLFLWFLRRFERGREFTAVGKGIGAVRREITAPWARILVAGAGVGGVFLLLLPHLTLILVSLVPEGSWTTQILPPRYSFENYGALFANVSLWTPVLNSLQMAALATGGNVLFCFVLAYLLVRGRFRGKGGLNFLMMLPWALPGTVIAMALATTFSASQPWFGRFILVGTFWILPLAYFVRNIPLVAQAATASFRQYDFSLEEAAHSLGASWVLTMRRIAVPLVLPGLAAGGLLAFVAALGEFVSSILLYSYRSRPISVEILSQLRAFDFGAAAALGVVLALLMGIVFAVGGRWVRGGVFGPRG; this is translated from the coding sequence GTGACCTCCGGCCGTGGACCGCGGGTCGGGTGGCTCCTCTTCCCGGTCGTGGCCGTGCTCTTCTGGGTCGTCCTCTACCCCCAACTTTTTGTCCTCGGAGACTCGTTCCGGGTCGAGGGAGTTATTACCCTCGACGGATACCGGGACTTTTTCACGAGCCGGGCGGAGCTGGAGGCGCTCTGGGGGAGTGTCTGGATCAGCCTCGGAAGCGTGGTCCTGTCGGCGCTCATCGGGATTCCGCTCGGATTCGTGTTTCATCGATTCGACTTTCCCGGGCGTTCCCTTTTTGGGGCTCTCGCCAGCCTTCCGGTGCTTCTCCCCCCGCTGGTGGGGGTCATTGCGTTCCTCTTCCTTTACGGGGAAAGCGGGATGTTCACGCGGGTCGTCCAACTCCTCTTCGGACTGGACGACCCGCCGTGGAGACTCGTGGGCGGATGGGCGATACTCTTCGTCCATGCCTACTCGATGTACGTGTATTTCTATCTCTTCACGACTGCCGGGCTCGCCCGCCTCGATCCCGCGGCGGGAGAGGCGGCCGAGTCGCTGGGGGCCGGACGGCTGCGAGTCCTTTTTCGTGTCACCCTTCCCATGCTGGCGCCATCCCTGGGAGCCGCCTCGATCCTGGTCTTCATGACCTCGATGGCCTCGTTTTCGGCGCCGTACATTTTCGGGGGCGGGTTCCGGGTGCTGACCACGCAGATCTTCACGAGCAAGGTCAATGGCGAGTTGACGATGGCGATGGTGGAGACCGTCGTCCTCGCGTCTGCGTCACTGCTCTTCCTCTGGTTCCTGCGGCGCTTCGAGCGCGGACGAGAGTTTACGGCGGTCGGAAAAGGGATCGGAGCAGTGCGGCGTGAGATCACCGCACCGTGGGCACGCATCCTCGTGGCGGGGGCCGGGGTCGGGGGAGTTTTCCTCCTTCTCCTCCCGCACCTGACGCTCATCCTTGTTTCCCTCGTCCCGGAGGGCTCCTGGACGACGCAGATCCTCCCGCCCCGCTACAGCTTCGAAAACTATGGAGCGCTTTTCGCCAACGTGTCACTCTGGACACCGGTCCTCAACTCACTCCAGATGGCCGCGCTCGCGACGGGGGGAAACGTCCTCTTCTGCTTCGTCCTCGCATATCTCCTCGTGCGCGGACGATTCCGGGGGAAAGGAGGGCTGAATTTCCTCATGATGCTTCCCTGGGCGCTTCCGGGAACAGTGATCGCGATGGCGCTGGCGACCACGTTTTCGGCAAGCCAGCCCTGGTTCGGCCGCTTCATTCTGGTGGGGACCTTCTGGATTCTTCCCCTCGCCTATTTCGTGCGAAACATCCCACTGGTCGCGCAAGCGGCGACTGCCTCATTCCGGCAGTACGATTTCTCGCTGGAGGAGGCGGCTCATTCGCTCGGGGCGAGCTGGGTGCTCACGATGCGACGGATCGCGGTGCCCCTCGTGCTCCCCGGGTTGGCGGCGGGGGGCCTTCTCGCCTTCGTGGCGGCGCTGGGGGAATTCGTCTCTTCCATCCTTCTATACAGCTATCGTTCCCGCCCGATTTCGGTCGAGATCCTCTCCCAACTGCGGGCCTTCGATTTCGGCGCGGCCGCCGCCCTCGGCGTCGTGCTCGCGCTTCTCATGGGGATCGTGTTCGCTGTCGGCGGACGGTGGGTGCGGGGAGGCGTTTTCGGTCCGAGAGGTTGA
- a CDS encoding ABC transporter ATP-binding protein, whose amino-acid sequence MNEGEGPEILTLSSVTRRFGEVMAVDSLTLTLERGELLTLLGPSGCGKTTALRLIAGFETPDSGRVSFEGKEVTKWSPQRRGFGMVFQNYALFPHLNVFENLAFGLRARRVAAPALRERVLAALRVVDLSGYEERAVQALSGGQQQRVALARALAIEPPLLLLDEPLSNLDQALRARTRVELRDLVKSLGITAIFVTHDQEEAFDLSDRIAVMKSGRLRQVGSPRQLYEEPEDAFVAGFVGRANAIRVRVEEQEVWLGDGIRWPLGSEVAWRGVTRLRGREAVLLFRPEDLSFAEGEGSPTLGPPLRGEVRAIRFRGALTFYLVSVRTPGAASGATSEVEVIGPARGPSVGSNVALLPRAGARLHLFSDREPA is encoded by the coding sequence ATGAATGAGGGCGAAGGACCGGAAATCCTCACCCTCTCCTCGGTGACCCGGCGATTCGGAGAGGTCATGGCGGTGGACTCCCTCACCCTGACCCTGGAAAGGGGCGAGTTGCTCACCCTTCTCGGGCCGTCCGGCTGCGGAAAGACGACCGCGCTCCGGCTCATCGCCGGCTTCGAGACGCCCGACTCCGGACGAGTCTCCTTCGAAGGGAAGGAGGTCACGAAGTGGAGCCCCCAGCGCCGCGGTTTTGGAATGGTTTTCCAGAATTACGCGCTTTTCCCCCACCTGAACGTCTTCGAGAACTTGGCCTTCGGGCTGCGTGCGCGACGCGTCGCGGCACCGGCTCTCCGGGAGCGTGTGCTCGCGGCCCTCAGGGTCGTGGATTTGTCGGGCTACGAAGAGCGGGCTGTTCAGGCGCTTTCGGGAGGTCAGCAGCAACGCGTGGCTCTCGCTCGTGCGCTCGCGATCGAGCCTCCCCTTCTCCTCCTGGACGAACCGCTTTCGAACCTCGACCAGGCCCTTCGCGCCCGCACCCGGGTCGAGCTCCGCGATCTCGTGAAGTCTCTGGGAATCACCGCGATTTTCGTGACCCACGATCAGGAGGAAGCCTTCGATCTCTCCGACCGGATCGCGGTGATGAAAAGTGGGCGGCTGCGCCAGGTGGGTTCGCCGCGCCAGCTTTATGAGGAGCCCGAAGACGCCTTCGTGGCCGGGTTCGTGGGAAGGGCAAACGCCATCCGGGTGCGGGTCGAAGAGCAGGAGGTCTGGCTGGGAGATGGGATCCGGTGGCCGCTCGGCTCCGAGGTGGCGTGGCGGGGAGTCACTCGACTCCGCGGCCGGGAAGCGGTCCTTCTCTTCCGGCCCGAGGATCTCAGCTTCGCGGAGGGGGAGGGAAGTCCTACCCTGGGGCCGCCGCTCCGGGGAGAGGTGCGCGCCATCCGGTTTCGGGGTGCGCTCACCTTCTATCTGGTGTCGGTCCGAACGCCTGGAGCCGCCTCGGGTGCGACATCGGAGGTGGAGGTGATCGGCCCTGCCCGGGGACCCTCCGTCGGCTCGAACGTCGCGCTTCTGCCCCGTGCGGGGGCACGCCTGCATCTCTTCAGCGATCGTGAGCCCGCGTGA
- a CDS encoding extracellular solute-binding protein has product MVYTPHGRDLLEYFGERFEEANPGVRVQWLDMGSQEVLDRLRSERANPQADVWWGAPAEIFAQGAEEGLLEAFRPSWADALPPEARDPEARWFATYLTPEVIAYNSAALAREDAPQEWDDVLDPRWRGEVLIREPLASGTMRAIFSAIIYRESGGTGDPAAGYEWLLRLDAQTKEYVLNPTLLYQKLAREEGLVTLWAMPDIETLRATTDYPIDYVIPAGGTPVVVDGVAVVAGHENTEMARAFVEYVGSEAALVEAADRFFRIPARSDLDPAAFPEWLRTALPEIRAMEVDTDLVREMTPQWMRYWDSNIRRRGEALGYE; this is encoded by the coding sequence GTGGTCTACACGCCTCACGGCCGCGATCTTCTCGAGTACTTCGGGGAGCGTTTTGAGGAGGCCAACCCGGGGGTTCGGGTGCAGTGGCTCGACATGGGCTCACAGGAGGTGCTCGACCGCCTGCGCTCCGAGCGGGCGAATCCGCAGGCCGACGTCTGGTGGGGTGCGCCAGCCGAGATCTTCGCCCAGGGGGCCGAGGAGGGGCTTCTCGAAGCCTTTCGCCCATCCTGGGCAGACGCTCTCCCTCCCGAGGCAAGGGACCCGGAGGCCCGCTGGTTCGCCACGTACCTGACCCCCGAGGTAATCGCATACAACTCGGCGGCACTGGCACGGGAGGATGCGCCGCAGGAGTGGGACGATGTCCTCGACCCGCGCTGGCGCGGTGAGGTCCTGATCCGTGAGCCGCTCGCCTCCGGCACGATGCGCGCGATTTTTTCGGCGATCATCTACCGGGAATCCGGAGGGACGGGAGATCCTGCCGCGGGCTACGAATGGCTTCTCCGCCTCGACGCGCAGACGAAAGAATATGTTCTCAATCCGACGCTGCTCTACCAGAAGCTGGCGCGGGAAGAGGGCCTCGTGACCCTCTGGGCCATGCCTGACATCGAGACGCTGCGGGCGACGACGGACTACCCGATCGACTACGTGATTCCCGCGGGAGGGACGCCGGTCGTCGTGGACGGCGTCGCAGTGGTGGCGGGGCATGAAAACACGGAGATGGCGCGAGCCTTCGTCGAATACGTCGGCAGCGAAGCCGCCCTCGTCGAAGCGGCCGACCGGTTCTTTCGAATTCCGGCTCGATCCGATCTCGATCCCGCGGCCTTCCCTGAGTGGTTACGTACCGCGCTTCCCGAGATTCGGGCGATGGAAGTGGACACTGATCTCGTGCGGGAGATGACTCCCCAGTGGATGCGGTACTGGGACTCCAACATTCGGAGGCGCGGAGAGGCCCTGGGGTATGAATGA
- a CDS encoding PqqD family protein — protein MDLPSPSATVIVKEMTDGAVLYCTRTEVYFGLNEVGLAIWDALASASATLDDLVDTLSERFPDVPRSTIREDAEDFLRDLKENGLITPPESAVPAH, from the coding sequence ATGGACCTTCCATCGCCAAGTGCAACCGTCATCGTCAAAGAGATGACCGACGGCGCCGTGCTCTATTGCACCCGCACCGAGGTCTATTTTGGCCTGAATGAAGTGGGGCTCGCCATATGGGACGCGTTGGCCTCCGCTTCAGCCACGCTGGACGATCTGGTGGACACCCTGTCGGAGCGATTTCCGGACGTACCCAGGTCCACGATCCGCGAGGATGCAGAGGACTTTCTCCGGGACCTGAAGGAAAACGGTCTGATCACACCGCCGGAGAGCGCCGTACCCGCGCACTAA
- a CDS encoding lasso peptide biosynthesis B2 protein encodes MRKTSLEIEGLMLRNLLRAGPRGWWELAEAQLWLVWAAVLVAIRPRGQLVIAGEAPAPHTSNRISELGAVERIGTAIARAGRYGLTRPHCLVRSIALQRMLSRHGITEAQVRFGVRRGPGAFESHAWVEWNGRVIADDPGHVRTFTPLDDLRLSKGRES; translated from the coding sequence GTGCGCAAGACTTCCCTGGAAATCGAGGGCTTGATGTTGCGGAACCTCCTGCGCGCGGGGCCGAGGGGATGGTGGGAGCTCGCGGAGGCCCAGCTCTGGCTGGTCTGGGCGGCGGTACTCGTCGCAATCCGCCCGCGAGGACAACTCGTGATCGCTGGAGAGGCTCCCGCCCCGCACACGTCGAACCGGATCTCTGAACTGGGTGCTGTTGAGCGAATCGGTACCGCGATCGCCCGCGCGGGCCGCTACGGCCTCACCAGACCGCATTGCCTTGTACGGTCCATCGCCCTCCAGCGTATGCTCTCGAGGCACGGAATCACGGAAGCGCAGGTGCGCTTCGGTGTCCGGCGGGGTCCTGGCGCCTTCGAGTCGCACGCTTGGGTCGAGTGGAATGGGCGGGTGATCGCCGACGATCCGGGCCACGTGCGGACATTCACCCCTCTCGATGATCTCAGGCTGTCCAAGGGAAGGGAATCCTGA
- a CDS encoding ABC transporter ATP-binding protein codes for MIADSLSPAATRTPIVRIEGVSKRFPIRRGWVDTILHPRRTEVQTALDDITLEIREGEIFGLLGQNGAGKTTLFKILATLVLPDEGNVEVAGYDIVRAGARVRELLTPVIPNERSLYWRIPARENLRLYAALHGVPRRETHDRIEGLLALVGLAEAGEKQVGLFSSGMKQRLLVARALLSTPRVLLLDEPTRSLDPVSARDFRAFIRHEIAGRQGCTVLLATHDPQEVADLCTRIGILERGRLRAVGAADALVQELQVHRFQLWTRSPHHPSLDELQGRWGAERIERQPALSDDWTRVAFDLVDGPDRAAELLHWLTGSGVTISRFEKVELPLAELIERVAADRSAGESTSVSRDRMSPP; via the coding sequence ATGATCGCCGACTCCCTTTCGCCGGCGGCGACAAGAACCCCCATCGTTCGGATCGAGGGAGTCTCCAAACGCTTTCCGATTCGGCGCGGCTGGGTGGATACGATTCTCCACCCAAGGCGAACCGAGGTTCAGACGGCTCTCGACGACATCACTTTGGAGATTCGCGAGGGGGAGATATTCGGGCTGCTCGGCCAGAACGGCGCCGGAAAAACGACGCTGTTCAAGATTCTTGCCACGCTCGTCCTCCCCGACGAGGGAAATGTCGAGGTGGCCGGGTACGACATCGTGCGCGCGGGCGCTCGGGTGCGAGAGCTCCTGACTCCGGTCATCCCGAACGAGAGAAGCCTCTATTGGCGAATCCCGGCGCGAGAGAACCTCCGTCTCTATGCCGCACTCCACGGGGTTCCACGCCGGGAAACGCACGACCGGATCGAGGGACTTCTCGCGCTCGTGGGGCTCGCCGAGGCTGGGGAGAAACAGGTCGGACTCTTTTCCTCGGGGATGAAGCAGCGCCTCCTCGTGGCCCGGGCGCTCCTCTCCACTCCACGGGTCCTCCTGCTCGACGAGCCTACGCGAAGCCTCGATCCGGTGAGCGCGCGGGACTTTCGCGCCTTCATTCGGCATGAGATCGCGGGAAGGCAGGGGTGCACCGTCCTGCTGGCGACCCACGACCCCCAGGAGGTGGCCGATCTCTGTACTCGAATCGGAATCCTGGAACGCGGACGGCTTCGCGCCGTGGGTGCGGCCGACGCTCTGGTGCAGGAGCTCCAAGTCCACCGTTTCCAGCTCTGGACCCGCTCGCCGCATCACCCGTCTCTCGACGAGCTCCAAGGGCGGTGGGGTGCCGAGCGCATCGAGCGCCAGCCCGCGCTGTCCGACGATTGGACGCGCGTGGCCTTCGACCTGGTGGATGGGCCGGATCGAGCGGCGGAGTTGCTCCACTGGCTCACCGGATCGGGGGTGACGATCTCTCGCTTCGAGAAGGTGGAGCTCCCCCTCGCGGAACTCATCGAACGGGTGGCGGCGGACCGGAGTGCGGGGGAATCCACTTCGGTCTCGCGTGACCGGATGTCACCCCCATGA
- a CDS encoding ABC transporter permease, producing the protein MSKVLAFLRASWLTSVSYRLSLVFSLGGLVVGFIPLYFVSRALQPVVEDSIRMEGEQYFGFLVVGIAVTYFLGFAMRSLPGAISGGIRSGTLEALLATPTSLPTLLAGMLSYPFVLTTVRASILVLAMAIVGTPVSWGNLPLSTFILALIVLAHIPVGLCSAALHLVFRTSGPLASGVLAASTLLGGVYYSTTVIPEAIQPLAAIFPLTYGLRALRRALLAGEPLSVVGGDLVILGLFATVLLALGLWAFRHALNYARKAGTLAQY; encoded by the coding sequence ATGAGCAAGGTCCTGGCCTTTCTCCGTGCGAGCTGGCTGACCTCGGTGAGTTACCGGCTGAGCCTGGTCTTCTCCCTCGGCGGCCTCGTCGTCGGATTCATCCCGCTTTATTTCGTCTCCCGAGCGCTCCAACCGGTCGTGGAGGACTCCATCCGGATGGAGGGCGAACAGTACTTCGGCTTTCTCGTCGTGGGGATCGCGGTAACCTATTTTCTCGGCTTCGCGATGCGGAGCCTTCCCGGCGCGATCTCGGGGGGGATCCGGTCCGGCACGCTCGAGGCCTTACTGGCGACCCCAACGAGCCTTCCCACTCTCCTCGCCGGGATGCTCTCCTACCCCTTTGTACTTACCACCGTCCGCGCGTCGATCCTCGTATTGGCCATGGCGATCGTCGGCACACCAGTCTCCTGGGGAAACTTGCCGCTGAGCACTTTCATCCTCGCCCTCATCGTCCTTGCGCACATCCCGGTGGGCCTTTGCTCGGCCGCGCTCCACCTCGTCTTTCGGACATCGGGTCCGCTGGCCTCGGGCGTCCTGGCGGCATCCACCCTTCTTGGGGGGGTCTATTATTCGACTACCGTCATCCCGGAGGCGATCCAGCCGCTGGCGGCGATCTTCCCGCTCACGTACGGACTCAGGGCACTCCGGCGCGCCCTCCTTGCCGGCGAGCCCCTCTCGGTCGTCGGCGGGGACCTCGTCATCCTGGGCCTCTTCGCTACTGTGCTCCTGGCGCTCGGCCTTTGGGCCTTCCGGCATGCGCTCAACTACGCTCGGAAGGCGGGGACGCTAGCGCAGTACTGA
- a CDS encoding nucleotidyltransferase family protein, which produces MSVSPPADEMVADNRLSLPLEARLVFLSAGGTWADPEIRRLLATPLRWPAVLALSRREGATPIVLARIRELSGPDLPTEPLTALQRLAEVQEFRMALLEERLSTFLGALEERRIPAVLLKGAAIAWTKAGAFHQRPMGDLDVLVPEAEAGRVHELALTMGWTTPGRGLTPEMYQDLHHLLPLDASDGLGFGLEIHTELFPGWSPLRFSAGDVWRDAERIVRPGSFGAALVPSLHHQLLHTCLHFAWSHCFGRGAWRMVRDVDLLLADPRLDPATVVRDAKEARAGTCVYWTLALMRALTGRPLPDGLLEGLDVSPPDLLRVPLLRHLAEEAQGNRGTPGTRRLRRTLWAMAIRPRRSGHGRVRPWTGAERWAAVADPFGLDRDAGNRLSLRLRGFFGYSAHVLLGRGA; this is translated from the coding sequence GTGTCTGTTTCCCCACCTGCCGACGAGATGGTCGCGGACAACCGCCTCTCCCTACCCCTCGAAGCCCGCCTGGTATTTCTGTCGGCAGGGGGCACCTGGGCCGATCCCGAAATCCGCCGGCTCCTCGCCACTCCGCTCCGCTGGCCGGCCGTCCTCGCTCTGTCCCGGCGCGAAGGAGCGACACCGATCGTTCTCGCTCGTATTCGTGAGTTGAGCGGACCGGACCTTCCGACCGAGCCCCTCACGGCGCTTCAGCGGCTTGCGGAGGTTCAGGAGTTCCGCATGGCACTCCTCGAGGAGCGTCTCTCCACATTTCTCGGGGCCCTGGAAGAACGCCGGATCCCCGCGGTCCTCCTCAAGGGCGCGGCGATCGCGTGGACAAAAGCCGGGGCGTTCCACCAACGACCCATGGGAGACCTCGATGTTCTCGTGCCGGAGGCGGAAGCAGGCCGCGTGCATGAACTCGCCCTCACGATGGGGTGGACGACCCCAGGGCGAGGACTAACCCCGGAGATGTATCAGGACCTCCATCACCTCCTGCCGCTGGACGCGTCCGATGGGTTGGGATTCGGGTTGGAGATCCATACCGAACTGTTCCCCGGCTGGAGCCCATTGCGGTTCTCAGCCGGAGACGTCTGGAGGGACGCAGAGCGCATCGTGCGCCCCGGATCCTTTGGCGCAGCGCTCGTCCCGTCTCTGCACCACCAGTTACTCCACACATGTCTCCACTTTGCCTGGTCCCATTGTTTCGGAAGGGGGGCCTGGCGAATGGTCCGGGACGTTGACCTCCTCCTCGCGGATCCTCGCCTCGATCCTGCCACCGTCGTGCGGGATGCGAAGGAGGCGAGGGCAGGCACCTGCGTATATTGGACGCTCGCTCTCATGCGCGCCCTCACCGGGCGCCCTCTCCCGGACGGGCTCCTCGAAGGGCTGGACGTTTCTCCACCCGACCTCTTGCGCGTGCCCCTCCTGAGGCACCTGGCGGAGGAGGCCCAAGGGAACCGCGGAACCCCCGGAACGCGCCGGCTCCGCAGGACTCTCTGGGCCATGGCGATCCGCCCGCGGCGGAGCGGGCACGGCCGGGTGCGCCCCTGGACGGGGGCCGAGCGCTGGGCCGCGGTCGCCGATCCTTTTGGCCTCGACCGAGACGCTGGCAATCGCCTCTCCTTACGGCTGCGGGGATTTTTCGGATATTCGGCGCACGTCCTCTTGGGGAGGGGCGCTTGA